The following are from one region of the Hymenobacter sp. YIM 151858-1 genome:
- a CDS encoding class I SAM-dependent methyltransferase, which translates to MEAQLEQIREQQKETWNRFSPGWRKWDDFTMDWLRPMGDEIIRALQLRSTDVVLDIAAGTGEPGLSIARIVKDGHVVITDLAEGMLEVARDNAARRGIRNYETVACDVCELPFADNTFDAVSCRMGFMFFPDMQLAAQEMQRVLKPGGRLAAAVWGTPEQNPWVTMIMGTINKNLQLPAPPPGAPGMFRCGTPGMLADILGQAGLVSIVEKEVTGKLRAGSPDNYWLFMNEVAAPVVAAMSKADGSTREKIRREVFELVAQKYPDHHAAIDFGARIVCGQKPQA; encoded by the coding sequence ATGGAAGCTCAACTGGAACAAATCAGAGAACAGCAAAAGGAAACCTGGAACAGGTTTTCGCCGGGGTGGCGCAAGTGGGATGATTTTACCATGGATTGGCTCAGGCCCATGGGCGACGAAATCATCCGTGCCTTGCAACTCCGCAGCACCGATGTGGTGCTGGATATTGCCGCTGGCACTGGCGAGCCGGGCCTTTCCATTGCCAGGATTGTGAAAGACGGCCACGTGGTGATTACCGACCTGGCCGAAGGCATGCTGGAAGTAGCCCGCGACAACGCCGCTAGGCGCGGCATCCGCAATTACGAAACCGTAGCGTGCGACGTGTGCGAGCTGCCCTTCGCCGACAACACCTTTGATGCCGTTAGCTGCCGCATGGGCTTCATGTTTTTCCCCGATATGCAGCTGGCCGCGCAGGAAATGCAGCGGGTGCTGAAGCCTGGCGGGCGCCTGGCGGCGGCTGTGTGGGGTACGCCCGAGCAAAACCCCTGGGTAACGATGATTATGGGCACCATCAACAAAAACCTGCAGCTGCCGGCCCCGCCGCCCGGCGCACCGGGCATGTTCCGGTGCGGCACGCCGGGTATGCTGGCCGATATCCTGGGGCAGGCCGGGCTGGTAAGCATCGTCGAAAAAGAAGTAACCGGCAAGCTGCGGGCCGGCAGCCCCGACAACTACTGGCTGTTTATGAACGAGGTGGCCGCGCCGGTAGTGGCCGCCATGAGCAAAGCCGATGGCAGCACCCGCGAGAAAATCAGGCGGGAGGTGTTTGAGCTGGTAGCGCAGAAATACCCCGACCACCACGCGGCCATCGATTTTGGGGCCCGCATTGTGTGCGGCCAAAAGCCCCAGGCATAG
- a CDS encoding sodium-dependent bicarbonate transport family permease — protein sequence MDSQLLISNLTNPTLLFFALGIVATAVKSDLEIPPTTSKFISLYLLFSIGFKGGQELAHSPFSSEILYSLLFGLLIASLIPLYTFFILKRRLSTSDAGAIAAAYGSVSAVTFVSAVSFLEAQQLNFGGHMVAVMALMESPAIIVGVVLMMRNEAPADNAQSNLRSIIQHSFTNGSVLMVLGSLLIGLIADTKQADGIKPFTTDIFKGFLAIFLLEMGMVTARRFSAFTRYGRFVTVFAILIPVLNGCLVASASHLVTDSVGNRFIFAILAASASYIAVPAAMRLAAPKADPGLYIPMALGVTFPINITLGMPLYFAIVQHS from the coding sequence ATGGATTCACAGCTACTCATCTCCAACCTTACCAACCCCACGCTGCTGTTTTTTGCCCTGGGCATTGTGGCCACCGCCGTCAAGAGCGACTTGGAGATTCCGCCCACCACCAGCAAGTTCATCTCGCTGTACCTGCTGTTCTCCATTGGGTTTAAGGGCGGGCAAGAGCTGGCACACAGCCCCTTCAGCAGCGAAATCCTGTATTCGCTGCTGTTCGGTTTGCTTATCGCCTCACTGATTCCGCTCTACACGTTTTTCATTCTGAAGCGGCGCCTGAGCACCAGCGACGCGGGCGCCATTGCGGCGGCCTACGGCTCGGTTAGCGCGGTTACGTTTGTGTCGGCGGTGTCGTTTCTGGAGGCGCAGCAGCTCAACTTCGGGGGGCACATGGTAGCCGTAATGGCCCTGATGGAGTCGCCGGCCATTATCGTGGGCGTGGTGCTGATGATGCGCAACGAAGCTCCTGCCGACAACGCGCAGTCCAACCTGCGCTCCATCATTCAGCACTCCTTCACCAACGGCAGCGTGCTGATGGTGCTGGGCAGCCTGCTCATCGGCCTCATTGCCGACACCAAGCAGGCCGACGGCATCAAGCCCTTCACTACCGACATTTTCAAGGGCTTTCTGGCCATTTTCCTGCTCGAAATGGGCATGGTAACGGCGCGCCGGTTTTCCGCTTTCACGCGCTACGGCCGCTTCGTAACGGTGTTTGCTATCCTGATTCCGGTGCTCAACGGCTGCCTGGTAGCCAGCGCCAGCCACTTGGTTACCGATAGCGTGGGCAACCGCTTCATCTTCGCCATTCTGGCCGCCAGCGCCTCGTACATTGCCGTGCCCGCCGCCATGCGCCTGGCCGCCCCCAAAGCCGACCCCGGCCTGTACATTCCGATGGCGCTGGGCGTCACGTTCCCCATCAACATTACCCTAGGTATGCCGCTGTACTTCGCCATTGTGCAGCACTCGTAG
- a CDS encoding DUF6370 family protein, protein MKLLAFLPLLAGLAAPAQAQTTPAPAKQVVEASCGQCRLGLPGKGCDLAVRIGGKAYFVEGTSIDSHGDAHANDGFCNSIRRAEVSGRVVKNRFVATSFRLLPDSAGTGH, encoded by the coding sequence ATGAAGCTGTTGGCATTTCTTCCGTTGTTAGCTGGGCTTGCCGCTCCGGCCCAGGCTCAAACCACGCCGGCACCGGCCAAGCAGGTGGTGGAAGCCTCGTGCGGGCAGTGCCGCCTGGGGCTGCCCGGCAAGGGCTGCGACCTGGCCGTGCGCATTGGCGGCAAAGCGTATTTCGTAGAGGGCACCTCCATCGACTCGCACGGCGACGCCCATGCCAACGACGGGTTCTGCAACAGCATCCGGCGCGCCGAGGTGAGCGGAAGGGTGGTTAAGAACCGTTTTGTGGCCACCTCGTTTCGGCTGCTACCCGACTCGGCAGGCACCGGCCATTAA
- a CDS encoding AMP-binding protein, whose translation MPATTLPDSLLLNGRRYPYAEVQEYPAHAGGEINGYEARVLDYCRQWLNGAQEFVLTTSGSTGTPQPIVLRRSQLVASAARTMSHLGLGLGHRMLVCLNCEFIGGLMMLIRALEHGLHLTITEPVADPFALLPPDAEFDFASFVPLQLRTVLEHGHAPRLEQMKAILIGGAAVDAALTQLAGTLQVPVYHTYGMTETCSHIALRRLNGPDASAYYRVLPGLHVEQDERRCLAIRGDVTNQELVQTNDLVRFAENDHHLFEWLGRADFVINSGGVKVPAEKVEQVLEITLAELNHLGRRAFVTGLPDERLGQQVTAIIEGQPLAEAQWAEVADTLRQRLGRYEVPRAVHYVPAFAQTASGKLDRRSTLQQLGL comes from the coding sequence ATGCCCGCTACCACCCTCCCCGATTCGCTGCTGCTCAATGGCCGCCGCTACCCTTACGCCGAAGTGCAGGAGTACCCCGCCCACGCCGGCGGCGAAATCAACGGCTACGAAGCGCGCGTGCTCGACTACTGCCGCCAGTGGCTCAACGGGGCCCAGGAGTTTGTGCTGACCACCTCGGGCTCCACGGGCACGCCCCAACCCATTGTGCTGCGCCGCAGCCAGCTGGTTGCCAGCGCCGCGCGCACCATGAGCCACCTAGGGCTGGGCCTCGGCCACCGCATGCTGGTATGCCTCAACTGCGAGTTTATCGGCGGGCTGATGATGCTGATTCGGGCCCTGGAGCACGGCTTGCACCTCACCATCACCGAGCCCGTGGCCGACCCGTTTGCCCTGCTCCCGCCCGATGCCGAGTTCGATTTTGCCTCGTTTGTGCCCTTGCAATTGCGCACGGTGCTGGAGCACGGCCACGCTCCGCGCCTGGAGCAAATGAAGGCCATCCTGATTGGCGGCGCGGCCGTTGATGCCGCCCTGACGCAGCTGGCCGGTACGCTGCAGGTGCCCGTTTACCACACCTACGGCATGACGGAAACCTGCTCGCACATTGCCCTGCGCCGCCTCAACGGCCCCGATGCCTCGGCCTACTACCGCGTGCTGCCCGGCCTGCACGTGGAGCAGGACGAGCGCCGCTGCCTCGCCATTCGGGGCGACGTAACCAACCAGGAGTTGGTGCAAACCAACGACCTCGTGCGCTTTGCCGAAAACGACCACCACTTGTTTGAGTGGCTCGGCCGCGCCGATTTCGTCATCAACTCGGGCGGCGTAAAAGTGCCCGCCGAAAAAGTGGAGCAAGTGCTCGAAATAACCCTGGCTGAACTAAACCACCTGGGCCGCCGCGCCTTCGTTACGGGCCTGCCCGATGAGCGCCTAGGTCAGCAGGTAACGGCCATCATCGAGGGCCAGCCGCTGGCCGAAGCACAATGGGCTGAAGTGGCTGATACGCTGCGCCAGCGCCTCGGCCGCTACGAGGTGCCGCGCGCCGTGCACTACGTGCCCGCGTTTGCGCAAACCGCCAGCGGCAAGCTCGATCGGCGCAGCACCTTGCAGCAGCTAGGGTTGTAG
- a CDS encoding dipeptidyl-peptidase 3 family protein: protein MKNTLSRHAAWLLSLGLAGCAAATTQPTTDAAVSATANAVNGLGADVAAAATPAAPVATPAAEQSFKVVTEQFADLRVLRYQVPGFEQLEPQQKELLYYLYEAALAGRDIIYDQNYRHNLRVRRTLEALWEANQQRMASSSNTQQVDQAQKFNVYAKRVWFSNGVHHHYSTRKFVPECTREYFGELVRGVDSKALPLLPGESVDEFLAAITPVIFDPTLDAKRVNQEAGQDLVKTSANNFYQNLTQKEVEDYYARKINKKDPRPISYGLNSRLVKDKSGKIVEQPWKVGGLYSPAITQIVYWLGKAADVAETPEQKLALQKLVKYYSSGDLKVWDDYNIAWVHDTKSRVDVVNGFIEVYGDPLGYRASYESVVSFKDLEATKRIKAIGDQAQWFENNSPIKPEHKKKNVVGITAKVITTVVESGDAAPATPIGINLPNATWIRKEHGSKSVQLGNIVEAYDQASAGGMLDEFAYSDEEKQRARQYGSLAGKLHTDMHEVIGHASGQLNPGVGTTKETLKSYASAIEEGRADLVALYYLMDPKLIQLGVVPNLEVGKAEYDSYIRNGLMTQLSRLTLGETVEEAHMRNRQMVAKWAYEKGQKDKVIEKVQKDGKTYFRINDYDKLRNLFGQLLRETQRITSEGDYNGAKTLIETYGVKVDPALHKEVLQRYQKLNIAPYAGFIQPRLVPVERDGKVVDVKLEYPSDFAQQMLEYGRKYSFLPNAN from the coding sequence ATGAAAAACACCCTTTCCCGCCACGCTGCGTGGCTGCTGAGCCTTGGCTTGGCAGGTTGCGCGGCTGCCACCACCCAACCAACCACCGACGCGGCTGTTTCGGCCACCGCCAATGCCGTAAATGGCCTGGGCGCCGATGTGGCGGCCGCAGCCACGCCTGCTGCCCCCGTGGCTACGCCCGCGGCCGAGCAGTCGTTTAAAGTTGTTACCGAGCAGTTTGCCGATTTGCGCGTGCTGCGCTACCAGGTGCCGGGCTTCGAGCAGCTCGAGCCCCAGCAGAAAGAGCTGCTGTACTACCTGTACGAAGCCGCTTTGGCCGGCCGCGACATCATCTACGACCAGAACTACCGCCACAACCTGCGCGTGCGCCGCACCCTCGAGGCGCTGTGGGAGGCCAACCAGCAGCGCATGGCCAGCTCCTCCAACACGCAGCAAGTCGATCAGGCCCAGAAGTTTAACGTGTACGCCAAGCGCGTGTGGTTCAGCAACGGCGTGCACCACCACTACAGCACCCGCAAGTTTGTGCCCGAGTGCACGCGCGAGTACTTCGGCGAGCTGGTGCGCGGCGTCGATAGCAAGGCGCTGCCGCTGCTGCCGGGCGAGTCGGTCGATGAGTTTCTGGCCGCCATCACGCCCGTTATCTTCGACCCCACCCTCGATGCCAAGCGCGTAAACCAGGAGGCCGGGCAGGATTTGGTGAAAACCTCGGCCAACAACTTCTACCAAAACCTGACGCAGAAAGAGGTAGAGGATTACTACGCCAGGAAGATCAACAAAAAAGACCCGCGCCCCATTTCCTACGGCCTCAACTCGCGGCTGGTAAAGGACAAATCGGGCAAGATTGTGGAGCAGCCCTGGAAAGTGGGCGGCCTCTACAGCCCGGCCATTACGCAGATTGTGTACTGGCTTGGCAAAGCGGCCGACGTAGCCGAAACGCCCGAGCAAAAGCTGGCCCTGCAGAAGCTGGTGAAGTACTACAGCTCGGGCGACCTGAAGGTGTGGGACGACTACAACATTGCGTGGGTGCACGATACCAAGTCGCGCGTGGATGTGGTAAACGGCTTTATCGAGGTGTACGGCGACCCGCTGGGCTACCGCGCCTCGTACGAGTCGGTGGTATCGTTTAAGGATTTGGAGGCCACCAAGCGCATCAAAGCCATCGGCGACCAGGCGCAGTGGTTCGAGAACAACTCGCCCATCAAGCCCGAGCACAAAAAGAAAAACGTGGTGGGCATCACGGCCAAGGTGATTACCACCGTGGTGGAGTCGGGCGACGCGGCTCCGGCTACGCCCATCGGCATCAACCTGCCCAACGCTACCTGGATTCGCAAGGAGCACGGCTCAAAGTCGGTGCAGCTCGGCAACATCGTGGAGGCCTACGACCAGGCTTCGGCCGGCGGTATGCTCGATGAGTTTGCTTACTCCGACGAGGAAAAGCAGCGCGCCCGGCAGTACGGCTCGCTCGCGGGCAAGCTGCACACCGATATGCACGAGGTAATCGGCCACGCATCGGGCCAGCTGAACCCCGGCGTGGGCACTACCAAAGAGACCCTGAAAAGCTACGCCTCGGCCATTGAGGAAGGCCGCGCCGACCTGGTTGCCCTGTACTACCTCATGGACCCCAAGCTGATTCAGCTGGGCGTGGTGCCCAACCTGGAGGTGGGCAAAGCCGAGTACGACAGCTACATCCGCAACGGCCTGATGACGCAGCTTTCGCGCCTGACCCTAGGTGAAACCGTGGAGGAGGCGCACATGCGCAACCGCCAGATGGTGGCCAAGTGGGCCTACGAAAAGGGCCAGAAGGACAAGGTGATTGAGAAGGTGCAGAAGGACGGCAAAACCTACTTCCGCATCAACGATTACGACAAGCTGCGCAACCTCTTCGGCCAGCTGCTGCGCGAAACCCAGCGCATTACAAGCGAAGGCGACTACAACGGCGCCAAAACCCTCATCGAGACTTACGGCGTGAAGGTGGACCCTGCCCTGCACAAAGAAGTGTTGCAGCGCTACCAAAAGCTGAACATCGCGCCGTACGCGGGCTTTATTCAGCCGCGCCTGGTGCCGGTGGAGCGCGACGGCAAAGTGGTGGACGTGAAGCTGGAGTACCCC
- a CDS encoding transglutaminase-like domain-containing protein, translating to MRKTLVSGIMAAALWLAPQAGRAQSKPLAYGSQTANPAIRFAYPDTAQDAYLRRLRRENGLQQLTARAPQRRDQALLVSQWVHGLWRHSGRNEPSAPDALTIIREAKAGKNFRCVEYAKVTTDALLALGFKARVLALKTRDAETRRAGAGHVLTEVWLPEHRKWALLDAQFDLMPTLHQVPLSAVELQAAWVQNQPVSFIQAGGAAAPGRQRAYRRFVQRYLHFYEVAFDQRPTPAPGGPLQLAGKSGLMLVPAGSKPPAVFQRRFPLDYLLTTSSVADFYPTPE from the coding sequence ATGCGCAAAACGTTGGTATCAGGCATCATGGCAGCGGCGCTGTGGCTCGCGCCGCAGGCCGGCCGGGCGCAAAGCAAGCCGCTCGCGTACGGCAGCCAAACGGCCAACCCGGCCATCCGCTTTGCTTACCCCGATACGGCGCAGGATGCGTACCTGCGGCGGCTGCGCCGCGAAAACGGCCTGCAGCAGCTTACCGCCCGCGCCCCCCAGCGCCGCGACCAAGCCCTGCTCGTAAGCCAATGGGTGCACGGGCTTTGGCGGCACAGCGGCCGCAACGAGCCCTCCGCGCCCGATGCCCTTACCATCATCCGCGAGGCCAAAGCGGGCAAAAACTTCCGGTGCGTGGAGTACGCCAAAGTTACCACCGATGCGCTGCTGGCCCTGGGCTTTAAGGCCCGGGTGCTGGCCCTGAAAACCCGGGATGCCGAAACCCGCCGCGCCGGCGCCGGCCACGTGCTCACGGAGGTATGGCTGCCCGAACACCGCAAATGGGCCCTGCTCGATGCTCAGTTCGACCTGATGCCCACGCTGCACCAGGTGCCGCTCAGCGCCGTGGAGTTGCAGGCGGCCTGGGTGCAAAACCAGCCCGTGAGCTTTATACAGGCCGGCGGCGCGGCGGCGCCCGGCCGGCAGCGGGCCTACCGGCGCTTTGTGCAGCGTTACCTTCATTTTTACGAAGTAGCCTTCGACCAACGGCCCACGCCGGCGCCCGGCGGGCCGCTGCAACTGGCCGGCAAATCGGGGCTGATGCTGGTGCCAGCCGGCAGCAAGCCGCCCGCGGTGTTTCAGCGCCGCTTTCCGCTCGATTACCTCCTGACGACCTCCTCGGTAGCCGATTTTTACCCGACGCCGGAGTAG